TGGGCGTGATTTTTTGTCGAGGGGCTGAGAACCGCGGGACATGGACAACGATGCGGATGCCGACGCAGGTGCAATCGCCTTCGGGACGGACGGCTGGCGAGCGACGCTGGACGTATTTACAAAGCCGCGGGTCCGGATGGTGGGTCAGGCCGTTGCCACGACGCTCGCCGAGCGCGGGGCGACCGGGACCGTCGCCATCGGGTACGACGCCCGCGAAACCTCGCCCGGGTTCGCAGACGAACTCGCACACGTCCTGCGCGCGAACGGCTTCGACGTACTCCTGCCGGACCGGGACACGCCGACGCCGATTGTCGCTTGGACGGTCAAGGATCGTGATCTCGCGGGGGCGCTCCAGATCACGGCCAGTCACAACCCACCGGAGTACAACGGCGTGAAGTTCATCCCCGGCGACGGCTCGCCGGCGCTGCCCGACTGGACGGCCGCCTTCGAGGAGAACCTCGCCGTCCTCGACCCGCTCCCCGAAGACGAGTGGGGTGAGCGAACCGAGGACGACCTCATCGGTCCGTTCCACGACCACGCGCTGGACTTCGTCGACACCGACCTCGACGGCCTGCCGGTCGCCTACGACGCGCTGTACGGCAGCGGCCGCGGCGTCACCGATGCACTCCTTGAAGCGGCCGGGGCCGACGTGACCCGGCTCAACTGCGTACAGGACCCCGAGTTCGGCGGTGGGTCGCCCGAGCCGTCAGCGGAAAACGCCGAAGGACTCGTCGAGGAGGTCAGCGAGGGCGACGCCGCGCTGGGCATCATCAACGACGGCGACGCCGACCGCATCGGCGTCGTCACGCCCGACCGCGGCTATCTGGACCCCAACCTGTTTTTCGCCGCGATGTACGACTTCCTGCTGGAGGACGGCACGGGCGACGTCGTCCGAACAGTCTCGACGTCCAGCATCGTCGACCGCGTCGCCGAGGCACACGGACAGGACGTCCACGAGGTCGCCGTCGGTTTCAAGTGGGTTGCCGAGGCGATGGCCGACCACGACGCGCTGTTCGGCGGCGAGGAGTCCGGCGGCTTCGGCCTGCCGGACCACCTGCGGAACAAGGACGGCGTGCTGGTGGCGCTTGTCGCCGCCGCCGCTGAGCACGAGGAGCCCCTCGATGCCCGCGTCGACCGACTGCTGGACGAACACGGCGAGATCCACCAGAACCGGATCAGCGTCGACTGTCCGGACGACCGCAAGGAGTCAGTCCTCGACGACCTCGAAACCGCACTTCCCGACACACTGGCGGGGGTCCCTGTCGACGGTATCAACACCGTGGACGGGTTCAAGATCCGACTCGACGACGGGACGTGGGTGCTTGTCCGCCCCTCCGGAACGGAGCCGAAACTTCGCGTCTACGCCGAGGCATCGAGTGCGGAGCGCGTCGAAGAGCTATTAGAAGCGGGCCGCGAATTGGTCGAACCGCTGGTCTGACCTCACTTGGTTTCGCTGACGACGTACGTCCCGGCCACGCGGTCGCCGAGGCGCTGTGCGTCGTCGCTCACGAACATGACGGCCGCCTCGACGAGGAGCCAACCGACCATCAGAACGAGCGCGAACACGAACCCGAACCCGCCGAGAATGCCGCCCAGAAGGAGCATAATCGGGAACGGCGCGAGTAGCACGCCCGTCCGGACTAACCGGTCACGCTGGCTCGGCGGCGCGCCGTTCTCGTCGACGACCGCGACGTTCTGGGACCGCTTTCCGACTGTTTCGTTCGACTCGGCGTAGTAGCCGAAGTAATAGACGAGTACCGCACCGATAGCGAGCCATAGGGCGAAGTTGATGACGATACCCAGCAGCCCCGCGGCCAGCATCGACCCGCCGCCCATCGCGCCCGGGCTCTCGGGCGAGGCGGCGGCCATCGCCCCGACCGAGAGGACCGTGTTGAGAACGAACGTGACGAGCCATAGCCCGAATGCGACGGCGCTCAGAATAGCGAAATCGATGAGGTATGCGACGACCCGGTCATCCCGAGCTTCGACTGCGTTTTCAGCGACAGTTGCTGCCATTGTCTTAAAACCGTTCTCGAAACTATCTAAAGAATGTTACGACGCCGTGCCAACCGTTGCGACCCGTTCCTGAGAAACTGCGACGGCTACGCGCGCTCGCCACGAAACCGGTCGGGCTCGTCCAGCGGCTCGATATCGAACCCCAGAGCGTCGTAGAACGGTCGCACGTCCGCGTCGAACTCGGCGGTGACCCGGTCGCGCCGGTCGAGCGCGGCCTTGACGAGTGCTGTTCCGATGCCTTGGTCGCGGCGACTGCGGCGGACAGCGACAGCTTCGATGTGAGACCCGTTGAGCACGAGTGCGCCGAGGATGCGCCCATCCGTCTCGCTGTCACCGGACGCTGCGACGAGTGTGCCGCCGTCTTCAGCACCCGCTCGCACGGTCTCGACGGCGATTGAGAGGACCGCCCCGTCGAGGACGTTCATCACGGCGGGCACTTCGTCGAGGTGCGCTGTACGGACGTGCATCGCTGTGCTAGAGGCCACTGTTCAGCGACTCAGCCGCCCTTGATGAGCCTGACGACCCGAACGTGGGTGTGCTCGACTGGCTGGTCCGTCGGCACGTGCTCGCCGTCGACGAGGACGGACACCTCGTGGGGGCTCAGGTCGACCGGCGCGAGCAGGTCGGCGTAGGTCGCGCCGTCGCCCACCTCCAGTTCGTGGGTGTCCTCGCCGGCGATTTCGACGGTGACGTGCATGCCCGGACGTACTCCGCCGAGGCACCTGAGACTGTCGACTCGCGGGGTTTAAGACCGGCCCACGCTTCCCATCGTCCATGAGTGAGGCCGAGTCCGAGTCGCGGGCGGGACGCGAGGAGGTCTGGATCGAGAAGTACCGCCCGCAGACGCTCGACGACGTGATGGGCCACGAGAACATCGTCGGGCGGCTCAAGAGCTACGTCTCGCGCAACGACCTGAGCCACATGCTCTTTTCCGGCCCTGCGGGGACGGGGAAAACGACGTGTGCGACGGCTATCGCCCGCGAACTGTACGGCGACGACTGGCGCGAGCACTTCCTCGAACTGAATGCCTCCGACGAGCGCGGTATCGACGTGGTCCGGGACCGCATCAAGAACTTCGCCCGGACGAGTTTCGGCGGCGTCGAGTACCGTATCATCTTCCTCGACGAGGCCGACGCCCTCACGTCCGACGCCCAGTCGGCCCTGCGCCGGACGATGGAACAGTTCTCGAACAACGTTCGCTTCATTCTCTCGTGTAACTACTCCAGCCAGATTATCGACCCGATTCAGTCACGCTGTGCGGTCTTTCGGTTTTCGCCGCTGGCCGACGATGCCGTCGCCGAAGAAATCCGAAATATCGCCGCCGAGGAGGACATCGAACTGACCGAGGATGGACTCGACGCGCTCGTCTACGCCGCTGACGGTGATATGCGGAAAGCCATCAACGGCCTGCAAGCCGCGTCGGTCAGCGGTGATACGGTCGATGAGTCGGCGGTGTACGCTATCACCTCGACGGCCCGTCCAGAGGAGATTCGGACGATGGTCCAGTCGGCGCTGGACGGCGACTTCACCGCATCCCGGGCGACCCTCGATAGACTGCTGACCGAGGAAGGGATCGCCGGCGGTGACATCATCGACCAACTGCACCGCTCTATCTGGGAGTTCGACATCGGCGACGAGGCAGCTGTCCGGGTGCTCGAACGTATCGGCGAGACCGACTACCGCATCACCCGCGGCGCGAACGAGCGCGTGCAGCTCGAAGCGATGCTGGCCTCGCTCGCACAGGGCGAGTAAGCGTCTCTTTCGTTGTAGTTCGACTACGTCTCCCTGACAACAGTAATGCCCGGCTCAATACTCGGCCCCTTCGGAACAGTTTTAGGCGAACGTGGGCCAACTGAACACCAATGAGCGACCTCGACGAGGCCTACCAACTCGACTACTTCGAAGAGGAAGGCTTCCACAGACAGGAGTGTGCCTCCTGTGGCGATATGTTCTGGTCCCGTGTCGAGCGCGAGACCTGCGGCGAGCCGCCGTGTGCCGAGTACGACTTCATCGACAACCCCGGCTTCGACGAGTCCCACTCGCTGACGGAGATGCGCGAGGCGTTCCTCTCTTTCTTCGAGGAGCGCGACCACGAGCGCATCGACCCGTACCCGGTCGCGGCCAACCGCTGGCGCGACGACGTACTGTTGACGCAGGCGTCGATCTACGACTTCCAGCCGCTGGTGACCTCGGGGACGACGCCGCCGCCGGCGAACCCGCTGTGTATCAGCCAGCCCTGTATCCGGATGCAGGACATCGACAACGTCGGCAAGACCGGCCGACACACGATGGCCTTCGAGATGATGGCCCACCACGCGTTCAACGCGCGAGAGGACATCGAAGACCCCGAGCAGTACGCCTACGAGGGCGAGGTGTACTGGAAGGACGAAACAGTCCGGTACTGTGACGAACTGTTCGAGGAGATGGGCGCGAACCTCGATGAAATCGTCTACATCGAGGACCCGTGGGTCGGCGGCGGCAACGCTGGCCCGGCCATCGAGGTCATCTACCGCGGGGCCGAACTCGCCACGCTGGTCTTCATGTCGATGGAGCAGGACCCCGATGGCGAGTACGAGATGAAAGACGGCAACCGGTACTCGCCGATGGACACCTACATCGTCGACACCGGCTACGGGCTCGAACGCTGGACGTGGATGAGTCAGGGGACGCCGACGGTGTACGAGGCCGTCTACCCCGACATGATCGCCTTCCTCAAGGACAACGCCGGCATCGAACTCACCGACGAAGAGGAGCGGATCGTCCACGAGGCCGCGAAACTCGCGGGCCGGATGGACATCGACGAGGCCGAAGACATCGAGGCCGAACGCGACACCATCGCCGCCGAAATCGGCGTCGAGGTCGAGGAGATGCGGGCCCTGATGGCACCGCTTGAGGACATCTACGCCATTGCCGACCACTGCCGCACGCTCGCGTACATGCTCGGCGACGGCATCGTCCCCTCGAACGTCGGAACTGGCTATCTGGCACGGATGGTGCTGCGCCGCACGAAGCGACTGGCCGATGGCGTCGGCGTTGACGCGCCGCTGGACGAACTCGTCGATATGCAGGCCGAACGCCTCGACTACGAGAACCGCGATACTATCCGCGACATCGTCCGTACCGAGGTCGAGAAGTACCGCGAGACACTGGACCGCGGCGGCCGGCGCGTCCGCCAGCTGGCCGGCGAGTATGCGGAGAAAGGTGAGCCGATTCCGACCGCAGAACTGGTCGAACTGTACGACTCCCACGGCATTCAGCCGGACATGGTCGAGGAGATCGCCGCCGAGAAAGGCGTCGATGTGGACGTGCCAGATGACTTCTATGCGGTCGTCGCCCAGCGCCACGGCGGCGACGACACCGACACCGAGGAGTCACAGACACCCTACGCGGACCGGCTCGAAGAACTGCCCGAGACCGACCGGCTCTACTACGAGGACCAGCAGCGGACCGAGTTCGAGGCTGTCGTTCTGGAGGTGTTCGACCGCGACGACGGGGATTACGACGTAGTGCTCGACCAGACGATGTTCTACCCCGAAGGCGGTGGCCAGCCGCCGGACGAGGGCGCGCTCTCAACTGACGATGTCTCCGCCGAGGTGACTGACGTCCAGCAGTACGGCGACGTAATCGTCCACACCTGCGACGACGACCCCGGCAAGGGCGAGTTCGTTCGCGGGCAGGTCGACGCGACCCGTCGGCAGCGTCTGATGCAACACCACACGGCGACCCACATCGTCATCCACAGTGCCCGGCAGGTGCTCGGCGAGCACGTCAGGCAGGCCGGGGCCCAGAAGGGGACCGACTCCGCTCGCATCGATATCAGCCACTACGAATCGGTGAGCCGCGAGGAGGTCAAGGCAATCGAACGCCTCGCAAACGACATCATTCAGGACAACATCACCGTTTCTCAGGAATGGCCCGACCGCAACGAGGCAGAGGAGCGCCACGGCTTCGACCTCTATCAGGGCGGGATTCCGGCTGGCGAGCAGATTCGGCTCATCACCGTCGGCGACGACGTACAGGCCTGCGGTGGCACCCACGTCGCCCGCACTGGTGATATCGGAGCCGTCAAACTGCTGAACACCGAGCGGATTCAGGATG
The Haloarcula sp. CBA1129 genome window above contains:
- a CDS encoding phosphoglucomutase/phosphomannomutase family protein; this encodes MDNDADADAGAIAFGTDGWRATLDVFTKPRVRMVGQAVATTLAERGATGTVAIGYDARETSPGFADELAHVLRANGFDVLLPDRDTPTPIVAWTVKDRDLAGALQITASHNPPEYNGVKFIPGDGSPALPDWTAAFEENLAVLDPLPEDEWGERTEDDLIGPFHDHALDFVDTDLDGLPVAYDALYGSGRGVTDALLEAAGADVTRLNCVQDPEFGGGSPEPSAENAEGLVEEVSEGDAALGIINDGDADRIGVVTPDRGYLDPNLFFAAMYDFLLEDGTGDVVRTVSTSSIVDRVAEAHGQDVHEVAVGFKWVAEAMADHDALFGGEESGGFGLPDHLRNKDGVLVALVAAAAEHEEPLDARVDRLLDEHGEIHQNRISVDCPDDRKESVLDDLETALPDTLAGVPVDGINTVDGFKIRLDDGTWVLVRPSGTEPKLRVYAEASSAERVEELLEAGRELVEPLV
- a CDS encoding RDD family protein — encoded protein: MAATVAENAVEARDDRVVAYLIDFAILSAVAFGLWLVTFVLNTVLSVGAMAAASPESPGAMGGGSMLAAGLLGIVINFALWLAIGAVLVYYFGYYAESNETVGKRSQNVAVVDENGAPPSQRDRLVRTGVLLAPFPIMLLLGGILGGFGFVFALVLMVGWLLVEAAVMFVSDDAQRLGDRVAGTYVVSETK
- a CDS encoding GNAT family N-acetyltransferase, whose protein sequence is MHVRTAHLDEVPAVMNVLDGAVLSIAVETVRAGAEDGGTLVAASGDSETDGRILGALVLNGSHIEAVAVRRSRRDQGIGTALVKAALDRRDRVTAEFDADVRPFYDALGFDIEPLDEPDRFRGERA
- a CDS encoding ubiquitin-like small modifier protein 2; this encodes MHVTVEIAGEDTHELEVGDGATYADLLAPVDLSPHEVSVLVDGEHVPTDQPVEHTHVRVVRLIKGG
- a CDS encoding replication factor C small subunit; this encodes MSEAESESRAGREEVWIEKYRPQTLDDVMGHENIVGRLKSYVSRNDLSHMLFSGPAGTGKTTCATAIARELYGDDWREHFLELNASDERGIDVVRDRIKNFARTSFGGVEYRIIFLDEADALTSDAQSALRRTMEQFSNNVRFILSCNYSSQIIDPIQSRCAVFRFSPLADDAVAEEIRNIAAEEDIELTEDGLDALVYAADGDMRKAINGLQAASVSGDTVDESAVYAITSTARPEEIRTMVQSALDGDFTASRATLDRLLTEEGIAGGDIIDQLHRSIWEFDIGDEAAVRVLERIGETDYRITRGANERVQLEAMLASLAQGE
- the alaS gene encoding alanine--tRNA ligase; the protein is MSDLDEAYQLDYFEEEGFHRQECASCGDMFWSRVERETCGEPPCAEYDFIDNPGFDESHSLTEMREAFLSFFEERDHERIDPYPVAANRWRDDVLLTQASIYDFQPLVTSGTTPPPANPLCISQPCIRMQDIDNVGKTGRHTMAFEMMAHHAFNAREDIEDPEQYAYEGEVYWKDETVRYCDELFEEMGANLDEIVYIEDPWVGGGNAGPAIEVIYRGAELATLVFMSMEQDPDGEYEMKDGNRYSPMDTYIVDTGYGLERWTWMSQGTPTVYEAVYPDMIAFLKDNAGIELTDEEERIVHEAAKLAGRMDIDEAEDIEAERDTIAAEIGVEVEEMRALMAPLEDIYAIADHCRTLAYMLGDGIVPSNVGTGYLARMVLRRTKRLADGVGVDAPLDELVDMQAERLDYENRDTIRDIVRTEVEKYRETLDRGGRRVRQLAGEYAEKGEPIPTAELVELYDSHGIQPDMVEEIAAEKGVDVDVPDDFYAVVAQRHGGDDTDTEESQTPYADRLEELPETDRLYYEDQQRTEFEAVVLEVFDRDDGDYDVVLDQTMFYPEGGGQPPDEGALSTDDVSAEVTDVQQYGDVIVHTCDDDPGKGEFVRGQVDATRRQRLMQHHTATHIVIHSARQVLGEHVRQAGAQKGTDSARIDISHYESVSREEVKAIERLANDIIQDNITVSQEWPDRNEAEERHGFDLYQGGIPAGEQIRLITVGDDVQACGGTHVARTGDIGAVKLLNTERIQDGVIRLTFAAGNAAIEATQRTEDALTEAADILDVAPDAVPETAARFFDEWKARGKEIEQLKEQLAEARASGGGDSEEVDVGEATAVVQRIDADMDELRAQANAIVEQGNIAVLGSGLDGAQFVVSVPDGVDVDAGEVVGELAGRVGGGGGGPPDFAQGGGPDTDALDDALDDAPEILRTVANV